A single window of Phyllostomus discolor isolate MPI-MPIP mPhyDis1 chromosome 13, mPhyDis1.pri.v3, whole genome shotgun sequence DNA harbors:
- the SFXN1 gene encoding sideroflexin-1 has product MSGELPPNINIREPRWDQSTFVGRASHFFTVTDPRNILLSDEQLESARKTVQDYGRGVTPPGLTENELWRAKYVYDSAFHPDTGEKMVLIGRMSAQVPMNMTITGCMMTFYRTTPAVLFWQWVNQSFNAVVNYTNRSGDAPLTVNELGTAYVSATTGAVVTALGLNALTKHVSPLIGRFVPFAAVAAANCINIPLMRQRELKVGIPVTDEQGTRLGESAHAAKQAIAQVVVSRILMAAPGMAIPPFIMNALEKKAFLKRFPWMSAPIQVGLVGFCLVFATPLCCALFPQKSSMPVTSLEAELQARIRETDPELRRVYFNKGL; this is encoded by the exons ATGTCGGGGGAACTGCCACCCAACATCAACATCCGAGAGCCCCGATGGGACCAGAGCACGTTCGTGGGGCGAGCCAGCCACTTCTTCACTGTGACGGACCCCCGGAACATCCTGCTCTCCGACGAGCAGCTGGAGAGCGCCAGGAAGACCGTGCAGGATTACGG GCGAGGAGTCACCCCCCCGGGCCTCACGGAGAATGAGCTGTGGAGGGCGAAGTACGTCTACGACTCGGCTTTCCATCCCGACACCGGGGAGAAGATGGTCCTGATAGGACGCATGTCGGCACAGGTCCCCATGAACATGACCATCACGGGCTGTATGATGACGTTTTACAG GACCACGCCGGCGGTGCTGTTCTGGCAGTGGGTCAACCAGTCCTTCAACGCCGTGGTCAACTACACCAACAGGAGTGGGGACGCGCCCCTCACTGTCAA TGAACTGGGGACGGCCTACGTGTCTGCGACGACAGGCGCCGTGGTGACCGCTCTGGGACTCAACGCGCTGACCAAG CACGTGTCACCGCTCATAGGACGCTTCGTGCCCTTCGCCGCCGTGGCCGCCGCCAACTGCATCAACATCCCGCTCATGAGGCAAAG GGAACTCAAGGTCGGCATTCCCGTCACGGACGAACAGGGCACCCGCCTGGGCGAGTCGGCGCACGCGGCGAAACAGGCCATCGCTCAGGTGGTCGTCTCCAGGATCCTCATGGCGGCCCCCGGCATGG CCATCCCTCCGTTCATCATGAACGCCTTGGAGAAGAAAGCCTTCCTGAAG AGGTTCCCATGGATGAGCGCGCCCATTCAGGTCGGACTCGTTGGCTTCTG tttggtgtTTGCCACGCCTCTGTGCTGTGCTCTCTTTCCTCAGAAGAG TTCCATGCCTGTGACGAGCCTGGAGGCCGAGCTGCAGGCCAGGATCCGAGAGACTGACCCCGAGTTACGACGCGTGTACTTCAACAAGGGGCTGTGA